One candidate division WOR-3 bacterium DNA segment encodes these proteins:
- the ftsA gene encoding cell division protein FtsA, whose translation MDKKMISTALDLGSSKVCAVIAEIASRGKINVIGVGESLSEGMRHGVVINLEKTVSSIKNAIHDAEVMAGIQAGPVSIGVTGEHIKGIASKGVISITSKEQGITIADVERVKESAKSIAIPAEREIIHTLTQDFIVDNQPNIVDPVGLMGMRLEAIIYIITASSLALGNIRKAVEGAGLSVESMILQPLASSYAVLGDEDRQQGIGLLDIGGGVTNIAIWYGGSLRDIGLVKLGGDSITRDISMGLATSYAYAEKVKRDKASAHPAYIDPDEVIEIQAVAGRANRKVTAQRLQEVVEARVEEILDFSFRKIQRSEYAHNLASGIVLTGGSANLRGIIEVAEEIFELPVRVGVPGEELLGMVEAVSSPSYATALGLIKYSISNQEDSEIQGEMEKKKIVKGLKKWLSDFF comes from the coding sequence ATGGATAAAAAAATGATATCAACTGCGCTGGATCTCGGTTCGAGCAAAGTCTGCGCGGTGATAGCAGAGATAGCTTCGAGAGGAAAGATAAACGTCATCGGAGTAGGGGAATCACTGTCTGAAGGAATGAGACACGGAGTTGTGATCAACCTCGAAAAAACGGTTTCTTCTATAAAAAACGCCATACACGACGCCGAAGTAATGGCGGGGATTCAAGCTGGACCTGTCAGTATAGGAGTCACAGGAGAGCACATCAAAGGAATAGCGAGCAAAGGAGTGATCTCGATTACGAGCAAAGAACAAGGCATTACGATCGCAGATGTCGAAAGGGTAAAAGAATCGGCGAAAAGCATAGCAATTCCAGCTGAAAGAGAAATAATCCATACTCTGACCCAGGATTTCATCGTGGACAATCAGCCTAACATTGTCGATCCGGTGGGTTTGATGGGAATGAGGCTTGAGGCGATTATCTACATAATCACAGCTTCAAGTCTGGCTCTCGGAAACATAAGAAAAGCAGTTGAAGGGGCTGGGCTGTCTGTGGAATCAATGATTTTACAGCCCCTTGCTTCTTCTTACGCTGTTCTGGGAGATGAAGACAGGCAACAGGGCATTGGGCTTTTGGACATAGGCGGCGGGGTCACCAACATAGCTATTTGGTACGGAGGGTCCTTGCGGGATATCGGATTGGTAAAACTCGGGGGAGATTCAATAACAAGGGATATATCTATGGGGCTTGCCACTTCTTACGCTTACGCAGAAAAGGTAAAAAGAGACAAAGCTTCCGCCCACCCGGCTTACATTGACCCGGATGAAGTTATTGAAATTCAAGCGGTCGCAGGAAGAGCCAACAGGAAAGTCACGGCTCAAAGACTTCAGGAAGTCGTAGAAGCGAGAGTCGAAGAGATACTTGATTTTTCCTTCAGGAAAATCCAGAGAAGTGAATACGCTCACAACCTCGCCTCAGGTATAGTTCTCACGGGAGGTTCTGCCAATTTGAGGGGAATCATCGAAGTCGCAGAAGAAATTTTTGAACTTCCAGTCAGAGTTGGCGTTCCGGGAGAAGAACTGCTTGGTATGGTAGAAGCCGTTTCTTCACCTTCATACGCCACTGCTCTGGGGCTCATAAAATATTCGATTTCAAACCAGGAGGATTCTGAGATCCAAGGCGAAATGGAAAAGAAAAAAATTGTAAAAGGTTTAAAGAAATGGCTGAGCGATTTTTTTTAA